Part of the Aquimarina sp. MAR_2010_214 genome is shown below.
CTGCTGCTTTGCCGGGGTTCTGTTTTTTAATAAGGTTTGTTTTTGAAGTATTTTTTCAAATTCTTTAGCTTTTTCAAAAGCCTCCGGGTTATCTTCGTAGTATTCTTGCTGAGTTTCCTCGAATGAGCAACTCTTTTCTTTTTGGTGTTGACCCATAATTGGCCAAATTATCAACCCCATTAGGATCGATAAAAACGTGTTTGTAGTTTTCATTAGATAGTTAAGTTTTGTGTTAGTGCACAAAATTAACTCTATTCTAAGTCCCTGAAATATACTATACTAGCAACACTTAATACTATTTTACCCAGAGTATCATTTTTATAATAATTTAACACTTAAAACATGATAACAACCAATAAAAATCATGATTTAAAACATATTTACTATTTAAAATGTTAATTTATTTGACAATTACCGAAAAAACAACGAGCAATACTCAGGAAGGCAGATTATTTTCTTACAAAAACCCTTACATTGAAATCAGGTATACACTAGGATGGGTTTAACTTGCTATTTTGAATGCGCTTTACAAGTACATGACAAAAATTCACACAATATAGAGATGAGTTGATATGTCATTCCGTTGAATAACGGAATCCACATTATTAATAGCACTATGCCAAAATGGATTCCAGCCTACATTGGAATGACAAAAAAATAACGAACACACATATAATTCACTAAAAACAAACAACTTATACTGTGGTATAGATTTTTCATAATGTAATTAGATACACTTTGCAGGCTTTTCAAAACAAAGACACCCTCTTCTCCACAAATGGATCCCACTCTATAGTGGGATTGGTTCAGCCAACCATTTTGAATGTGCTTTACACCCTTTTCAAAACAGGGTTTCACTCAATCTTGAAAAGCTTATTTTTCATACAATAAATCACTAAGCCTACTCTAGTTTTTACTTCTAACTTTTTAAACACCGTTTCTCTATAATTCTCTATTGTTTTAGGGCTTAACCCCATTTCTCCAGCGATACCTCTATAGGTAAGTTCTGAGCATGCAAATTTTAAAAATACTCGTTCTTTATCTGTTAATTTCTCCTGTAGGTTTTTACTACCTCCAGCTTCTTCAGAATTACGTAGTGCTGTTTCAATCTTACCCGAATAATAGAACCCTTGTTCTATGACCATCTTCATAGCAAACTCAAAATTTTCGGGATGTATATCTTTCAGTAAATATCCTTTGGCTCCTGCTCTAAGCATTCTAATAATGGTTTCTTCATCATCTTCCATTGTTAATGCCAGTACTTTTTGATCTGGTCGATTTTCTTTAAGCCATTGCATCGTTTGCACACCATCCATCACAGGCATTTTTACATCCAAAAGAATAAGATCTGGTGTCTTTCTTTTATGTAAGTAGTATTGAGTGAGCTCTTTTCCATTTTTTAGAATTGCTAAAACCTCATACTTCTCAAGTTTAGATATTAAACTTTCTAGTGATTGTGCAAATAAAAGATGATCATCGACAATAACTATAGTCTTTTTCTTCATCTGTTTTTTTTTATTGTTTATTAATTTCAGATAGAATTCGCCATACTTATATTTTGGATGGTTAATATCGGTTAAGAACAGCTCGCTTTATCTGGATTATTTGTGTACTTATATTATTTAATTACCTATTTTTCAAACATTTAATGCTTACATTAAAGAATTATTCGTTTTAATGCAAATTTATAAAGTACATAACAAAAAACAGTATATTTTAGAAATAAGTTGGCTTGTCATTACATTGAAGAACAGAATCCACTATTTAGAGTACTATCTAAAATGAATCCAATCCTGTTATCCTAAGGGATGACAGGTTGCACGGACGACAAAAACAATAAAGAAAACAGATATACTTAAAACAATAATTTAAATCAATATTCGCTTTTTGCCTTTTCCAGAAGTAAATGTATTAAATCAATCTTTAAGTTATATAGGATATGATAAGGTAAGTAAAACTCCTTTTCCTGGTGAAGATTTATAATCTAGTTTTGCATTTACCAAAGATGCACGGCTTTTCATGTTTAATAAACCAGAATTTGCCTGAACTGATTTTGGATCAAAACCAACACCATCATCCTGAACTCTAATATTAAGCGCTTCTGAAGTATACTCTAAGGCTACTTCCAGGTTTGAAGCTTCTGCATGTTTTATGGTATTAGAGAAAAATTCCTGAATGATACGATATAGGATAATCTCATCTTTAGGATCAACATATACTTCTTCTCCTTTTACCGTTAGTGAAGGCGTTAAAAAATTGAGTTTTTCAAAACGCTTAAGTTCCACATTAATAGACTTTTCTAATCCTACATTTTGAATCACCTCATGATTTAAGGTTTTGGATAAGGTTCGTATTTCTTGTAGACTGTCCCCTACTAATTTCCTAACATCTTGCAGTGATTCTGATGTTTTATCATCTATAGTAGCCCCCATGATATTTATTTGCATCACCGCAGTCGATAGCAATTGCCCGATATTATCATGCAGCTCCCAACTTACATTTTTAAGTGCCTGTTCCTTGATCTCTATACGAGACTTAAAGATCTCATCCTCAAAACGCTGTTCTGCTTTTAGTTTATCAAGAAGTAGTTTGTTTTTTCGGCGTTGAAAAGCCACAAAAAATATAATACCAAATACTATAAAAAATAAAATAATAATGGTAAAATAAATAATTAATAAGATTTGTTCTTTCGCGAGCATAAAACAAGGCCAATAGTAAAGCAAGTATACATAAAAATAATAGCGCTATATAATATTATTTGACGAATTTCTACAAAATAAGAACTAATTGAATTCTTGTAGTAGCTTGAATATATAAAAAGAGGAGTAACACATAAATGAAATACCGAAGCCCCTATCGCAACATAAAAGACTAAATCTTTGCTAAATTCTAGAATTTTTTCACTTCTTAGCATTTCAAAAAAATAAAAAAATACGCTTATTAATATTATGAAAGTACCTATAATCATTAGAAATGAAGTATGCACCACAAAAAAGACATCGGTAAATAAAAAATCTAAAACGGAAGAGACGAAAAACAAAATTGCCAGTATACCTAGAATTTTGCGAAATTTATCACTCTTCAAATAACCTCTAAAATACAACACAAAAAATAATATACTTATTACAGTATAAGTATTGTATAGCCATGCGTTTTTAGCCAAAAATGTGTCTTTCAAAAATGATAAATCCTCAAACTTAAGAATCAGTTTAGGTAAGTTCCCTACTATATCAACTATAAAACTTAAACATAAATAGTATACAAAATACCGTGTTAATATATCAACACGGTATTTTATTATGCAAATTACACCGACAAGTGCAGCAATAAATTCAGCAACCTGAAAGCTTATCTCAAGAAATTTCATTAATAAATAATTGGAGGATTTCCACTATTACCATGGTTATAAGGCTCAATATCATAATTATTAGGTGCACCATCACCGCCTTTACCCATTTCTCCTGCGGGTGCTCCTGTTGGTGATAAAAAGACAGTTGAATACCCCTTCTTGTTTTTACATTTAGACTCAGGATAAGCGCCAAAATAAATTCGAATCCCTGGATTATCGATCCCTTGTTTTCTAGATTTCTTCTTTACATATTTAAGATATTTTTGTAATTCCTCAACACTCCAATGAAATTCTCGAGTATCTTCAAATCCAATACACTTATCAATTTCTGGTGTTCTGGTGCAGCACCATACATGTTGAAGCTCTTTTGCTTCTTCTGGAGTTATACATTTTTCCGGTCTCTTTTTCTTTCTTTTAGGTAAACCTTTTCCCATAACGTTATATTATTTTTAGATTAAATTAGGTTAGATTGATGCTAATATATCCAAAAAACATACAGCAAAGCAAATACACCCTACCATACATTCAAAAATCACACAACACTCAAACAGCATCAAACTCCTGTCTACCAATAAATTAAAGCACTTAAAAAAAATTCAAGAAATATTGCAAGGGGTATTTACCCCCTGCTCCAAATAGGGTGTTTTCCCCCTGTTAGTACAACTCATTGTATATTTTTTCATTTTTTGATCCAAAATTAGTCAATTCGAGAAAGTAGATAAATTTTTATCCATTGAAAGGAAACAACGTAAGATAACCCGAAACCTTCATGTCTGGTCGAGTGATTTTTCGCAATATCCTCTCGACTACGCTCGAGATGACATGGAAAAAATTGCACTTCGACAAGCTCAGCAGAGCTATCGAAACCCAATTGTAGTAATAAGCTTTATTGCATCTCGATACAATTTTATCAACCGCTATTGCTATTGATAAAATCACTCGATGAGACGTAAGGATATATAAAGTCAACAAATTAGAGAATACATCAACGGTAGTACTTCTTTCTAACCCTTTCCTAAGTTTACCAAAAGACTCTGGGTGACAGACGTTGTACAATTATCAAACATTTTTCTTTTTTCTCTGATACCAGAACACACCTATACAGAGTAATGTTAATGCTCCTAGTCCTATAACCCAATACAACATTGTACTATCTTTAAAAGAAATCGGGGACGGATCTCCAACCAAATAGAACCCACCCCAATAAAAGGGATCTGTTCGATTAATATTTGCTGTATTGAGGTATTGTAGCTTAGCTTGCTGTAATGCTTTGGCTTTATGCATTCCCGCTTTGAGGTTCTTATAAAATAATTTCATTAGCTCAGGGGTGGTTTGATCCGATATTTCCCAACTACTCAATAACAAACTTTTGGTTCCAGCATACTGAAAAGCATTACCTAGACTCATAATCCCCTCTCCCTTGGCTATTTTTCCTGATCCGGTATTACAGGCACTAAGCACAGTGAGCTCTGCAGGGATATTCATTGCAAACAATTCAT
Proteins encoded:
- a CDS encoding response regulator transcription factor, giving the protein MKKKTIVIVDDHLLFAQSLESLISKLEKYEVLAILKNGKELTQYYLHKRKTPDLILLDVKMPVMDGVQTMQWLKENRPDQKVLALTMEDDEETIIRMLRAGAKGYLLKDIHPENFEFAMKMVIEQGFYYSGKIETALRNSEEAGGSKNLQEKLTDKERVFLKFACSELTYRGIAGEMGLSPKTIENYRETVFKKLEVKTRVGLVIYCMKNKLFKIE
- a CDS encoding sensor histidine kinase, producing MLAKEQILLIIYFTIIILFFIVFGIIFFVAFQRRKNKLLLDKLKAEQRFEDEIFKSRIEIKEQALKNVSWELHDNIGQLLSTAVMQINIMGATIDDKTSESLQDVRKLVGDSLQEIRTLSKTLNHEVIQNVGLEKSINVELKRFEKLNFLTPSLTVKGEEVYVDPKDEIILYRIIQEFFSNTIKHAEASNLEVALEYTSEALNIRVQDDGVGFDPKSVQANSGLLNMKSRASLVNAKLDYKSSPGKGVLLTLSYPI